One Halobaculum sp. CBA1158 DNA segment encodes these proteins:
- a CDS encoding V-type ATP synthase subunit E, which translates to MSLETVVEDIRAEADARAEEIREEGEEHAAEIVSEAEEEAERIVQEREQQVERQIEQEREQTLSAAKLEAKQQRLEARRDVLADVREDTEAAIADLAGDEREELTRSLLDAAAPEFDDDESVSVRGRADDEELLTEILADYDGWSYAGERECLGGVVVESEESRVRVNNTFDSVLEVVWEDNLKELSDRLFDDE; encoded by the coding sequence ATGAGTCTGGAGACAGTCGTCGAAGACATCCGTGCCGAGGCGGACGCGCGTGCGGAGGAGATCCGCGAAGAGGGCGAGGAGCACGCAGCGGAGATCGTCTCGGAGGCCGAGGAGGAGGCCGAACGTATCGTCCAGGAACGAGAACAGCAGGTCGAACGGCAGATCGAACAGGAGCGCGAGCAGACGCTGTCGGCGGCGAAGCTCGAGGCGAAACAGCAGCGACTGGAGGCCCGACGAGACGTCCTGGCGGACGTTCGCGAGGACACCGAGGCCGCCATCGCCGACCTCGCAGGCGACGAGCGCGAGGAGCTGACCCGGTCGCTGCTGGACGCGGCAGCGCCCGAGTTCGACGACGACGAGTCGGTTTCCGTTCGCGGTCGCGCCGACGACGAGGAGCTGTTGACCGAAATCCTCGCGGACTACGACGGCTGGTCGTACGCCGGCGAGCGCGAGTGTCTCGGCGGCGTCGTCGTCGAGAGCGAGGAGTCGCGCGTCCGTGTGAACAACACGTTCGACTCGGTGCTCGAGGTGGTCTGGGAGGACAACCTCAAGGAGCTGAGCGACCGACTGTTCGACGATGAGTAA
- a CDS encoding V-type ATP synthase subunit C gives MSKSAGTSNPEYVTARVRSRRAGLFEEDDYRKLVRMSPAEIARFMEESSAYEEEINALGSRFSGVDLIEYSLNASLAEDFEDILSWCEGKLYGHVARYLRKFDVWNVKTVLRGVYADTEREAVADDLIRAGEFDERLLERLLDAGSIEEVVEVLERTVFGDPLADALDDYESSGVLVPLENAVDRAYYDLLRTDDLTGEALSEYREFLEAEIDFRNAINTLRLARSGTDINPSEYFIEGGVLFSAAELSQLASNTDELVERIRESRYGERLSDAVAELEDAESLIGFEHALEAALLEYADSLGLVHPLSVTPVVSYVLAKEREVDNIRAIARGKEAGLGPEEIEQELVII, from the coding sequence ATGAGTAAAAGCGCCGGCACGTCCAACCCCGAGTACGTCACCGCCCGCGTTCGATCGCGGCGCGCAGGGCTGTTCGAGGAGGACGACTACCGGAAGCTGGTCAGGATGAGCCCGGCGGAGATCGCCCGGTTCATGGAGGAGTCGTCGGCCTACGAGGAGGAGATCAACGCGCTCGGGTCGCGGTTCTCGGGCGTCGACCTCATCGAGTACTCGCTGAACGCGAGCCTCGCGGAGGACTTCGAGGACATCCTCAGCTGGTGTGAGGGCAAGCTGTACGGCCACGTCGCCCGCTACCTTCGCAAGTTCGACGTGTGGAACGTCAAGACGGTGCTTCGCGGCGTGTACGCCGACACCGAGCGCGAGGCGGTCGCGGACGACCTCATTCGCGCCGGCGAGTTCGACGAGCGACTGCTCGAGCGGCTGCTCGATGCGGGCTCCATCGAAGAGGTCGTCGAGGTGCTCGAGCGGACGGTGTTCGGCGACCCGCTCGCCGACGCCCTCGACGACTACGAGTCGTCGGGCGTGCTCGTGCCGCTGGAGAACGCGGTCGACCGCGCGTACTACGACCTGTTGCGGACCGATGATCTCACCGGCGAGGCGCTCTCGGAGTACCGGGAGTTCCTCGAGGCGGAGATCGACTTCCGTAACGCGATCAACACCCTGCGGCTCGCCCGGTCGGGCACGGACATCAACCCCTCGGAGTACTTCATCGAGGGGGGCGTGTTGTTCTCCGCCGCCGAGCTGTCACAGCTCGCGTCGAACACCGACGAGCTGGTCGAGCGGATCCGCGAGTCGCGCTACGGCGAGCGCCTCTCGGACGCAGTAGCGGAGTTGGAGGACGCAGAGAGCCTCATCGGATTCGAACACGCCCTCGAAGCGGCCCTACTGGAGTACGCGGACTCGCTGGGGCTGGTCCACCCGCTGTCGGTGACGCCGGTGGTGTCGTACGTGCTCGCTAAGGAGCGCGAGGTCGACAACATCCGCGCCATCGCCCGCGGCAAGGAGGCGGGGCTCGGCCCCGAAGAGATCGAACAGGAGTTGGTGATCATATGA
- a CDS encoding V-type ATP synthase subunit F, whose amino-acid sequence MSQEIAVVGSPEFTTGFRLAGVRKCENVPDDEKDDRLDEAVEGALSDDDVGIIVMLDDDLDHLSRTVRRDVEGSVEPVLVTLGGGAGSGLREQIKRAIGIDLMDEEE is encoded by the coding sequence ATGAGTCAGGAGATCGCCGTCGTCGGCAGCCCCGAGTTCACGACCGGATTCAGGCTGGCCGGCGTCAGGAAGTGCGAGAACGTCCCCGACGACGAGAAGGACGACCGCCTCGACGAGGCCGTCGAGGGGGCGCTCTCGGACGACGACGTGGGTATCATCGTGATGCTCGACGACGACCTCGATCACCTCTCGCGGACGGTCCGCCGGGACGTGGAGGGGAGCGTCGAGCCCGTACTGGTCACGCTCGGCGGCGGTGCCGGGAGCGGCCTGCGCGAACAGATCAAGCGAGCCATCGGGATCGACCTGATGGACGAGGAGGAGTGA